TTTCCCAAGGGACAGTGGACGGATGTCCCTGACTGGGCGTGCGAAATCCTGTCGCCAACCACGCGGGCCTACGACACGCGCATCAAACGGCCGTTCTACGCGCGCATCGGCATCCAGCACCTCTGGTTCATCGACCTGGACGCGCGCACCCTGACCGTGAGCGAGCTGCGGGACGGGCGCTGGTTGGAGATGGGCGTCTACGGCGAGTCCGATGACCTCATCCGTGCCCCGCCCTTCGAGGAGCGGGACCTGCGGCTGGGCTGGCTCTGGAAGTCCCTTCCGCCTCCGGGCTAACGCGGCTTCGGCCTGCGCGCGGCCCGCTCGCGTTCGAGTTGCAGCTCGCGCTCGACGACCTCGCGGTGGAACTTCGCGAAGTTCACGGGCTCCAGCAGACGCCGTCCGGGGTTCGGGCCCGCGTGTTCGAGGATGGCGTCCAGCGCGCCCAGGGCCTCCGGAAGGAACTCCTCCCGGAGCAACACGAGGGCCCTTCCCATGAGCGCGGTGGAGACCAGGGCTCGCATCCTCGGGTCCGTGTCCTCGCAGTAGCGCACGTCCACTTCGTCGAACGCTTCCAGCGCTTCGTCCACGTGCCCCAGGCCCTGGAGCGCGATGGCTCGCCCCAACATCGCCGACGCGGTCTGCTCCACCAGGAACGGTTCGGTGCTTCCGTCGTACTCTTTCAGGAGCGCCTCGGACTGGCTCAGCGCCTCCTCGAAGCGTTGCCCTTGGTTGTGCGCGGCGACCACCGCCGTTCGCGCCATCTCCACCGGGATGCGCAGGTCGGGCCGCTGCGCGAATGCCTTGAAGCGGCTCAGCATCCGCTCCAGCCAGTTGCTGCTCATGTCCTCCCGGTCCATCTCCAGGAGCACGCGGGCCCGGTACAGCATCCCCCACGCGACGCCCTCCCAGAGCTCCGGCCTGCGCGGGCTCCAGAAGCGGCGCTCCACCTCATCGAAGTGGACCAGCGCTTCGTTGAACATCCCCTGCTCCGAGATGGCCGCGCCCCGGTGCCCCAACGCCCGAGCCACCTGGAGCTGGAGCGCCGGCACCTTCGACAGCGTGAAGCGCCGGTACACCTCGTCACAGAGCGGAATCACCTCTTCCAGCTCGCCCGCGCGGATGCACGCGCGCGCCCGGTCCATCTTCTCCTTCGCCTCCACCTCCGGCGGCACCGCGCCTTCAGCGTCCGGCATCGGCGCGCCCGTCATTCCCCGGCGCCAGCGGCGGCACGTCCCGGCCCTCGCCAAAGCCGAGCGCCCAGAAGCGCGGCCGCACCTCCTCCTTCAGCAGCAGCCGCAGGAGCAGGTACTTCGCTTCGTCCTGTCCATCCCACGCCATGGGGAAGGTGCCGTAGTGCATCGCCACGGACGTGCCCGAGCGCAGCACGTGGTGCGCCTTCAGCGCGTCCTCCGGCCCCATGTGCACCGGGTGCAGGACGCGCGGACGGAACGCGCCGATGGGCAGCACCGACAGGCGCATGGGCCCGAAGCGCTCGGCGATGCGGTCGAAGTGCGGCCCCAGCCCCGTGTCGCCCGCGAAGAGCACCGGGCCTCCGGACGTCTCCAGCACGTAGCCCGCCCACAGCGTCTCCTCCTGGTCCGTCAGCCCCCGGTTCGACCGGTGCTGCGCGGGCACCGCCCACACCTTCAACCCCGGGGGACCGCTCTTCGCGGACTGCCACCAGTCCAGCTCCTCCACGCGCTGGAAGCCCTCGTCCAGGAGCAGCTCGCGGTTGCCCAGGCCCACGAGGAAGAGCGGATGGTGCGCGGCCTCCAGCTGCCGCAGCGTGGGCAGGTCCATGTGGTCGTAGTGGTTGTGGCTCACCACCACGATGTCGATGGGCGGCAGGTCCTCGAAGCGGATGCCCGGCGGCCGCACTCGCTTGGGGCCCACGAAGGACACGGGGCTCGCCCGCTCCGAATAGATGGGGTCCGTCAGCACGTTCACCCCGTCCGCCTGGAGCAGCACCGTGGCGTGGCCGATGAACGTCACGCGCAGCTCGCCCGGGCCCACGCGCTCGGGCGGCTTCGGGCCGGCGGGCTCCTCCGCGTAGTCGCGCCAGGGGCCGCGCTTCTCCTCCATCACGGCCGAGATCAGCGTGAGCGGGGACAGCTTCGGCGCGTCGCCAATGTTCTGGAACGACTCACCGTCGAAGTGGTCCGTCACCGGGCCCCGGTGCACGGTGCCGGCGAAGCAGCCGGTGAGCAGCGACAGGGCCAGCACGGGCCCCAGCCGCGTCACTTGATGACGATGGTCCAGTCGCATTCGAAGGGCTCTCCGTCGAGGGTGGGCAGCACGTAGCGCGAAGCCTGGATGCTGGCGAGCGCCTGCGCCAGCAGGTCCGGGGGCAGCGTCGCTTCCCGCACCTCGCATTGCTGGGGAACGCCGCCCTGCACCAGCCGGCACGTCACGCGCACGTGGTGCTTGCGGCCTTCGCGCCAGTGCTCGAAGGCCTCCTGGAACACGGGGTCGTCCGGCGGGCCGCCACGCACGCGCCGGGGCTCCTTCACGTGCTGGGACAGCCACGAGCAGGCGTCCTTCACCTGTCCATCACACGCCTTGCCCATCAGGGCCAGCGCGCGCAGCCGCTCCGGCCCCTGAGCGTTCGTGGCCAGCAGCGTGAGCGCCTGGTCGAAGCACTGCTTCGCCGTGCGCACCGTGCAGTCCTCCGTGGAGACCGGAGGCGTGCCCGCGGCGAAGGCGCCCAAGGGCGCGGGGCGCATCAGGTCCTCCGCCACGCGCGCGGGGTCGCTGCGCCGCTGCCCGCATGCGGACAGCAGCACCAGTGGGAGGAGGAGGAAACGCCAGGTCATGGCGCCATCGTAGACGGCCCGCGCCCGGGAAGGGATGTCAGCGCTACTGGGCGGTGGCCGGGGCCTCGTACAGCCAGGTGTCCAGCCCCACCAGCATCTTGGACCACCCCTTCTCGGTGCTGTCCTTCCACTTCTCGCCTTCCGGGCCCATCTCGTGGGTCAGGGTGAGCACACAGCCCTCCCCTTCGGGAACGATGTCCACCGTCACCCGGTCGTAATCCGGCGAGTACTTCGGCACCCCGAAGGTGAACACCAGCCGGCGAGGCCGGTCGACCTCCAGGTACTCGCCCACATGCTCCACCGCTTCGCCGTCGCGCAGGTCGGCGAAGCAGAACCGGCCGCCTGGCCGCGCATTGATTTCCGCGCGCACCAGCGGCTTCTCCGGCGCCGTGACGAAGAGCCAGCAGCGGGCCTTCACGGGGTTGAGCCAGGCATCGAAGACCCGCTCGGCGGAGGCCTTGAAGCGGTGGGTGACGGTCAGCTTCACGGGGCGGTCGTCGCTCATCGGAGACGTCCTTTCGGGTGGGGAGGGGCGGAGGCCGCGGCGGCACGGTCCTCGGCTTGGAGCAGGTCGTCGAGCGCCTGGAGCCGGGAGGTCCAGCTCGCGCGCTGGGCTTCCATCCAGCGCGCGGCTTCGTCCATGGGCTTCGGAGTGAAGGACAGCAGGTGTTCGCGGCCCTCGCGGCGGCGGCGCACCAGCTTCGCGCGCTCCAGCACGCGGATGTGCTTGGACACCGCGTTGAGGGACATGGCGAACGGCTGGGCCAGTTCCGTCACGCGCAGCTCCCCCGCTGCCAGGCGCTGGAGGATGGCCCGTCGCGTCGGGTCGGCCAGCGCCAGCAGCGTCTGATCCAGATGGTTCGGAGTCGCAGGGGTGCGCATCGTTCAACCTCTGGGTTGAATATCAACGCGGCCCCGCGGACAGTCAAGGCGAGGGACCGCTGCATCAGCGTCGGCGCGCGGCTTCGATTGCCCGGGCCAGGGCTCGTGTCCCGGCGCGCATGTCGTCCGGGCGCACGCCGCCAAAGCCGAAGACGAGGCCGGACTCGCGGCGGCGGCCGAGGGAGTAGTCGGACAAGGCGGCGACCTCCACGCCCAGGCGCGCGGCCCCGTCGCGGACGTGCAGGTCGGACAGCGGCGCGGCCAGGGACGCGCACACCTGCATGCCGGTGTCACAGGGGCTGGGCGTGAGGACGCCCGAGCAGTCGGAGTGCAGGGCTTCGAGCAGGGCCTCACCGCGCTCCCGGTAGGCCGCGCGCATGCGGCGCAGGTGACGGGCGAAGTGGCCCTCCGCGAGGAACACGGCGAGCGCGGCCTGCTCCATCGTGGAGGCGGGCGCGGGCGCGGAGGCGCGTGCCGCGGAGAAGACATCCACGAGCGAAGGCGGCACGACGAGGAAGCCCAGGCGCAGACCGGGGAACATCGACTTGCTGAACGTGCCCACGTAGACCACGCAGCCGGCGTCATCGAGTCCCTGGAGCGCGGTGAGGGGACGGCCGCGGTGGCGGAACTCGCTGTCGTAATCGTCCTCGATGATCAGCGCGCGGGTGCGTTCGGCCCACTGGAGCAGCGCCATCCGCCGCGCCAGGCTCAACGTGACGCCCAGCGGGTATTGGTGCGAAGGAGCCACCAACGCGACCCGGGCCCGAGGCGCACGAGCCAGACCCGCACCCACGTCGAGCCCGTCCCCATCCACGGGGATGGGCACCGGCCGTCCACCCGCGGCGAGCACGGCGCGACGGGCGCCGGGATAGCCAGGGTCCTCCACCCAGACGGAGTCCCCACGGTTCAGCGCGAGCCGGAGCACTTCATCGAAGGCCTGCTGGGTCCCCGCCGTGATGAAGACCTGCGCCGAGGAGCAGCGCACGCCACGCGACACCGACACATGGGTGGCGATGGCTTCGCGCAGCGGCGCATTCCCCGAAGGGTCGCCGCCGTCGAGCAACCCCGTGCTCGCGCGAGCATGAACGCGAGACACCGTGCGGGCCCAGAGCGCGGTGGGAAACAGGTCCAGCGCGGGCACCCCAGGCCGGAACGCACGAGGCGCGGCCCCCAGGCGCGGAGCACCGACCAGTGAGGCCTTCAACGCCCGTGCGGAGGCAGCAAGCCGAGGCCCCACGCTTGACGCACGCGCGGCAGCGGGAAGCCCGGGTTCATGGCTCCGGTCTCCGGCGAGGATGGGCAGCTCGGGCGCGACGCGGGTGCAGGAGCCTGCCTGGGCCACGAGGTAGCCCTCCGCCGTGAGCGCATCCAGCGCCTGGAGGACGGTGCTGCGGGCCACCTCCAACTCGGTGGCGAGCTGACGGGAGGAGGGAAGCCGCAGCCCGGGTGCCAGCGCCCCCGCGAGGATGCGCGCACGGATGCCTTCGAAGAGCTGCTCATGCAGCGGCGTAGGGCTCCGCGAATCGAGCCGCAGGATGAGCGAGGACGCGACGCCGGTGGAGGTCTTCAACTGGTATGGCCCATTCTGTCGGAAGTGGTCTTCATGACCCTACCAGTTCCCTGGCAAGGATGACCTCCGCACCCGCACCCCGGAAGCCCTCATGCCGTCCTCTTGCTGCTCGGTCCTCGAGTTGCGCCAGTACACGCTGCATCCCGGTCAGCGGGACGTCCTCATCTCGCTCTTCGACCGGGCCTTCATCGAGTCGCAGGAAGCCACCGGCATGCACGTCATCGGTCAGTTCCGCGACGAGGACCGTCCGGACCGGTTCGTGTGGCTGCGAGGCTTTCGCGACATGGCCTCACGGCGCGAAGCCTTGAGCGCGTTCTACGGCGGCCCGGTGTGGAAGGAGCACCGCAACGCCGCGAACGTGACCATGCAGGACTCCGACAACGTGCTGCTCCTGCGGCCGGTGCGGCCAGACACGGGCCTCGCGCATCCGAGCGCGTCCCGACCGCCTCCAGGCGCGGATGCACGTCCCGACTCCCGGGTGGAGGTGACGGTCTGCTACCTGAAGGCTCCCGCCGCTGAAGCCCTCACGGCCTGCTTCGAACAGCACATGCGCCCGGTGCTCACGGAGCTGGGCGCCCCGCCCCAAGGCCTGTTCCAGACCGAACCCGCGGAGAACACCTTCCCTGCCCTGCCCGTGCGCACGGGAGAGCACGTCTTCGTCTGGCTCACCATGTTCCCGGATGCCGGACACCACCAAGAGCACCTTCGACGCCGAGCCGCTGCGAAGGGCTGGGTGGAGCCGCTCCAACCGTGGCTGAGCGCGCCAATCGAACACCTGATTCTGTCCCCCACCGCGCGCTCCGAGCTGCGCTGACGCTTCCCCGAAAGGACCAACCCCATGAAGCCCCTTCCCTCCTTGCCCACGGGCGATGTGCACGACTTCGACTTCCTCATGGGCGAATGGACGTGCGTGAACCGGAAGCTCAAGCAGCGCCTGTCGGGCAGTGACGACTGGGACGTGTTCACGTCCAGGATGCGTTGCCAGCCCCACCTTGGAGGCCTGTCCAACGTCGAGGAGACCGTCTTCGAGCGGGGCTTCTCCGGCATGGCCCTGCGCCTGTTCGACGCGCGGGAACGCCGCTGGTCCATCCACTGGATCGACAGCCGCCACGCGGTGCTCCAGCCCCCCGTGCACGGCGGCTTCACGGGCGACCACGGCCGCTTCTACGGCGAGGACACCGAAGGAGGCCGCCCGGTCCAGGTCGTGTTCCACTGGACCCGCCTGGGCAACGACCG
This DNA window, taken from Corallococcus coralloides DSM 2259, encodes the following:
- a CDS encoding ArsR/SmtB family transcription factor, whose product is MRTPATPNHLDQTLLALADPTRRAILQRLAAGELRVTELAQPFAMSLNAVSKHIRVLERAKLVRRRREGREHLLSFTPKPMDEAARWMEAQRASWTSRLQALDDLLQAEDRAAAASAPPHPKGRLR
- a CDS encoding PLP-dependent aminotransferase family protein — translated: MKTSTGVASSLILRLDSRSPTPLHEQLFEGIRARILAGALAPGLRLPSSRQLATELEVARSTVLQALDALTAEGYLVAQAGSCTRVAPELPILAGDRSHEPGLPAAARASSVGPRLAASARALKASLVGAPRLGAAPRAFRPGVPALDLFPTALWARTVSRVHARASTGLLDGGDPSGNAPLREAIATHVSVSRGVRCSSAQVFITAGTQQAFDEVLRLALNRGDSVWVEDPGYPGARRAVLAAGGRPVPIPVDGDGLDVGAGLARAPRARVALVAPSHQYPLGVTLSLARRMALLQWAERTRALIIEDDYDSEFRHRGRPLTALQGLDDAGCVVYVGTFSKSMFPGLRLGFLVVPPSLVDVFSAARASAPAPASTMEQAALAVFLAEGHFARHLRRMRAAYRERGEALLEALHSDCSGVLTPSPCDTGMQVCASLAAPLSDLHVRDGAARLGVEVAALSDYSLGRRRESGLVFGFGGVRPDDMRAGTRALARAIEAARRR
- a CDS encoding MBL fold metallo-hydrolase, which gives rise to MRLDHRHQVTRLGPVLALSLLTGCFAGTVHRGPVTDHFDGESFQNIGDAPKLSPLTLISAVMEEKRGPWRDYAEEPAGPKPPERVGPGELRVTFIGHATVLLQADGVNVLTDPIYSERASPVSFVGPKRVRPPGIRFEDLPPIDIVVVSHNHYDHMDLPTLRQLEAAHHPLFLVGLGNRELLLDEGFQRVEELDWWQSAKSGPPGLKVWAVPAQHRSNRGLTDQEETLWAGYVLETSGGPVLFAGDTGLGPHFDRIAERFGPMRLSVLPIGAFRPRVLHPVHMGPEDALKAHHVLRSGTSVAMHYGTFPMAWDGQDEAKYLLLRLLLKEEVRPRFWALGFGEGRDVPPLAPGNDGRADAGR
- a CDS encoding NIPSNAP family protein, which encodes MPSSCCSVLELRQYTLHPGQRDVLISLFDRAFIESQEATGMHVIGQFRDEDRPDRFVWLRGFRDMASRREALSAFYGGPVWKEHRNAANVTMQDSDNVLLLRPVRPDTGLAHPSASRPPPGADARPDSRVEVTVCYLKAPAAEALTACFEQHMRPVLTELGAPPQGLFQTEPAENTFPALPVRTGEHVFVWLTMFPDAGHHQEHLRRRAAAKGWVEPLQPWLSAPIEHLILSPTARSELR
- a CDS encoding Uma2 family endonuclease, encoding MAYGAKPLEGPATLADIEALPEGVVGEIIDGTLYTHARPRAAHGHFEYRLHRELDDALQLSGEGPGGWWIMTEPGIRVGGSPEFSPDLAGWRRDRVPTFPKGQWTDVPDWACEILSPTTRAYDTRIKRPFYARIGIQHLWFIDLDARTLTVSELRDGRWLEMGVYGESDDLIRAPPFEERDLRLGWLWKSLPPPG
- a CDS encoding SRPBCC family protein, with the protein product MSDDRPVKLTVTHRFKASAERVFDAWLNPVKARCWLFVTAPEKPLVRAEINARPGGRFCFADLRDGEAVEHVGEYLEVDRPRRLVFTFGVPKYSPDYDRVTVDIVPEGEGCVLTLTHEMGPEGEKWKDSTEKGWSKMLVGLDTWLYEAPATAQ